The Streptomyces cynarae genome contains a region encoding:
- a CDS encoding TetR/AcrR family transcriptional regulator, producing the protein MSTERPARRRDGAATREAILAAAVVEFTEHGYTGAGVRQIAERAGVTAMMINRYFGSKEGLFAQAVDRAFAPPTVVGGERTGLAGTIAHTLAERTAPGAERLDPFLLLLRSAPDPEAVDIVRQGVETHVGARLARLLEGPDAEDAEDADVRAQLALALVAGTWLLRSVVGTTALVSADDGRLAALVADMLEPVIRGAGGGSVPGTGLPVTDG; encoded by the coding sequence ATGAGCACTGAACGTCCTGCGCGCAGGCGCGATGGCGCCGCGACACGCGAGGCGATTCTGGCTGCAGCGGTCGTGGAGTTCACCGAGCACGGATACACCGGGGCCGGGGTGCGTCAGATCGCCGAGCGGGCGGGTGTGACGGCGATGATGATCAACCGCTACTTCGGCTCGAAGGAAGGCCTGTTCGCGCAGGCCGTCGATCGCGCCTTCGCACCGCCGACCGTCGTCGGCGGTGAACGCACCGGTTTGGCGGGCACCATCGCCCACACGCTCGCCGAACGCACCGCCCCCGGCGCCGAGCGGCTCGACCCGTTTCTCCTGCTGCTGCGGTCGGCACCGGATCCGGAGGCGGTGGACATCGTCCGGCAAGGCGTGGAAACCCATGTGGGCGCCCGTCTGGCGAGGTTGCTCGAAGGACCGGACGCGGAGGACGCAGAGGACGCCGACGTCCGTGCGCAACTTGCCCTCGCGCTGGTCGCCGGAACGTGGCTGCTGCGCAGTGTCGTCGGTACCACCGCGCTCGTCTCGGCCGACGACGGCCGCCTCGCCGCGCTCGTCGCCGACATGCTCGAACCGGTCATCCGCGGGGCGGGTGGCGGGTCGGTGCCAGGAACCGGTCTGCCCGTCACCGACGGGTAG
- a CDS encoding SDR family NAD(P)-dependent oxidoreductase, which yields MNLNLTGKRALVTGSSAGLGEATAKLLAAEGAAIVVHGRDKDRTEKVAREIREAGGTADTVVGDLADDRAAADVARVATADGPVDILVNNAGFYRHLSWAEATPEEWRDTYNVNVVSGVRMIQHLVPAMRERGWGRVVTIGGGLASQPMNTHPQYNATLAARHNLAVSLARELKGTGVTSNIVSPGAILVQATKDLVTDIGPARGWGRTWEEIQPNAVQALIPNDQERFGEPEEIAAAVAYLCSNHAQYISGATIRVDGGLIRSAF from the coding sequence ATGAACCTCAACCTGACCGGTAAGCGCGCGCTCGTCACAGGTTCGAGTGCGGGGCTCGGCGAGGCCACCGCGAAGCTGCTGGCGGCAGAGGGTGCCGCGATCGTGGTCCACGGCCGGGACAAGGACCGCACGGAGAAGGTCGCGCGGGAGATCCGCGAGGCCGGCGGGACGGCCGACACGGTCGTCGGTGACCTTGCCGACGACCGTGCCGCAGCCGACGTCGCCCGCGTCGCCACGGCGGACGGCCCCGTCGACATCCTGGTCAACAACGCCGGCTTCTACCGGCACCTGTCCTGGGCCGAAGCCACCCCCGAGGAGTGGCGCGACACCTACAACGTCAACGTGGTCTCAGGCGTCCGCATGATCCAGCACCTGGTCCCCGCCATGCGCGAACGCGGCTGGGGCCGTGTCGTCACCATCGGCGGCGGACTCGCCTCCCAGCCGATGAACACCCACCCCCAGTACAACGCCACCCTGGCCGCCCGGCACAACCTCGCCGTCTCCCTCGCCCGCGAACTCAAGGGCACCGGCGTCACATCCAACATCGTCTCCCCCGGAGCGATCCTCGTCCAAGCCACCAAGGACCTGGTCACCGACATCGGGCCGGCCCGCGGTTGGGGCCGGACCTGGGAGGAGATCCAGCCCAACGCCGTCCAGGCCCTCATCCCCAACGACCAGGAACGCTTCGGCGAACCCGAGGAGATCGCCGCAGCCGTCGCCTACCTCTGCAGCAACCACGCCCAGTACATCAGCGGAGCCACCATCCGCGTCGACGGCGGACTCATCCGCTCCGCCTTCTGA
- a CDS encoding glycosyltransferase family 4 protein: MRQHETVRITGPETLRKTLANAAIRRILILAWRDVQDGAAGGSEYHTSAMAKVWADAGVEVLLRTSTAPGLPSRAIRDGYQVVRRGGKLTVFPALLAESRLLRRPGTGVVEVWNGVPWLAPLWAVGPAVTWVHHVHGHVWQEHFGPLVGRFGWLVESRLAPRLYRRARICTPGNSTRDDLVRRLGLPLSSISVIPPGVDRAFSSAPPGAGVEGDGRSSSPTVLVVARMVKSKRIELVIRAMYQVVERHPTARLYVVGDGPERARLERLSVSCFGHSAAVVFLGRVEQAELIRRYRSAWLLVSASSAEGWGLAVSEAAACGTPAVVTDIPGHRDAVMDEVTGLLVRPGQLAGAIERLLVDHHLRRRLGNQAAHHVARLRWETTAWRTAELLVTATQAGPRTGKEGSTR; encoded by the coding sequence TTGCGGCAGCATGAAACAGTTCGGATCACCGGACCGGAAACCCTGAGGAAAACCCTTGCCAACGCAGCCATCCGGAGAATTCTCATACTGGCGTGGCGTGACGTACAGGACGGTGCGGCAGGTGGTTCTGAATACCACACGAGCGCCATGGCGAAAGTCTGGGCCGACGCGGGCGTCGAGGTATTGCTGAGGACCTCGACTGCGCCGGGGCTTCCCAGCCGAGCGATCAGGGACGGATACCAAGTGGTGCGCAGGGGCGGCAAACTCACGGTGTTCCCGGCTCTCCTCGCAGAGTCAAGGCTCTTGCGGCGGCCGGGCACGGGGGTGGTGGAGGTATGGAACGGCGTTCCCTGGTTGGCGCCGCTGTGGGCCGTCGGTCCCGCCGTCACCTGGGTGCATCACGTTCATGGCCACGTGTGGCAGGAGCACTTCGGGCCGCTTGTCGGCCGCTTTGGCTGGCTCGTCGAATCACGACTGGCCCCACGACTGTACCGGCGCGCCCGTATCTGTACGCCAGGGAACTCCACCCGTGATGACTTGGTCAGGCGGCTGGGACTGCCCCTGTCGTCGATCAGCGTGATCCCTCCGGGCGTCGACCGAGCATTCAGCAGTGCCCCGCCCGGTGCGGGCGTCGAGGGTGACGGCCGGTCATCCTCCCCCACGGTGCTGGTGGTGGCGCGGATGGTGAAGTCCAAACGGATCGAGCTGGTGATCCGGGCGATGTACCAGGTGGTGGAGCGTCACCCGACGGCGCGGCTTTATGTGGTCGGTGACGGTCCGGAACGCGCCCGCCTTGAACGCTTGAGCGTGTCCTGCTTCGGTCACTCAGCCGCGGTCGTCTTCCTCGGACGTGTGGAACAGGCGGAACTCATCCGCCGGTATCGCTCGGCCTGGTTGTTGGTCAGCGCCTCCTCGGCTGAGGGGTGGGGTCTGGCCGTCAGTGAGGCCGCGGCCTGCGGCACACCGGCCGTCGTCACCGACATACCGGGCCACCGCGACGCGGTGATGGATGAGGTCACCGGATTGCTGGTCCGACCCGGACAACTCGCCGGCGCCATCGAGCGGCTTCTCGTCGACCACCACCTGCGCCGACGTCTCGGGAACCAGGCGGCCCACCACGTAGCCCGCCTGCGCTGGGAGACAACCGCCTGGCGTACGGCAGAGCTCTTGGTCACGGCGACTCAGGCGGGACCGCGAACCGGGAAGGAGGGGTCGACTCGGTAA
- a CDS encoding class I SAM-dependent methyltransferase: MREIVSHVAGWLTLKQAGILSELASRIPDGAHIVEFGSFLGRSTLSLISGAAEGVVLYAVDPFEGDEVGPRPGRSAVAGVDSEAVHLEFHRNIALASAEGRVRHLRMRSAQTPDEVIEAAGLVFVDGSHRFRDAAQDLRRVCRQLRPGGWLAIHDAFYSVEVTLAIMTVLLRRRDFAYKGRSGSLAVYRRTATAPGGSGVSPTRGNRLHQVAELMTLGGVCVRKTGLLMAAAAGSVTDIDARWPH, encoded by the coding sequence GTGAGGGAGATCGTCTCTCATGTTGCCGGCTGGCTCACGCTGAAGCAGGCAGGAATTCTTTCGGAGCTGGCTTCGCGCATTCCCGACGGGGCGCACATCGTGGAATTCGGATCTTTCCTCGGGCGGTCTACGCTTTCGTTGATCTCGGGCGCTGCTGAAGGCGTCGTTCTTTATGCCGTCGACCCCTTCGAGGGTGACGAAGTCGGCCCGAGGCCCGGAAGGTCCGCAGTTGCCGGTGTAGATTCCGAGGCGGTGCACTTGGAGTTCCACCGAAACATCGCGCTCGCCAGTGCGGAAGGACGCGTGAGGCATCTACGGATGCGGTCGGCACAGACTCCGGACGAAGTCATCGAGGCGGCGGGACTGGTCTTCGTCGACGGTTCTCACCGCTTCCGCGATGCGGCGCAGGACCTGCGGCGTGTCTGTCGTCAACTGCGGCCCGGAGGCTGGCTCGCGATCCACGACGCTTTCTACTCCGTCGAGGTCACGCTTGCGATCATGACCGTACTGCTTCGGCGCCGGGACTTCGCATACAAGGGACGCAGCGGCAGCCTGGCCGTCTACCGACGCACCGCCACGGCTCCCGGCGGCAGTGGCGTGTCGCCGACTCGTGGCAACCGGTTGCATCAGGTGGCCGAGTTGATGACCCTCGGCGGTGTCTGTGTCCGGAAGACGGGGCTGCTGATGGCTGCGGCGGCCGGCTCGGTCACCGACATTGACGCACGGTGGCCGCACTGA
- a CDS encoding NACHT domain-containing protein, whose protein sequence is MAVAALLVGAAAIGYQALGDGDANGVCTRQPVACGLVTNLMSSIIVAFLVSLLWIGTISRWIVLRRHLRRIRENPRRLMADIGPGTGTDEFVEPPGILAMLETELRFGPAGVPLIVTGAAGSGKTMLLRRLAVRLAEQGLVPVMLSMRGRHPDDSVTALARVGFLSQIDRFVTRESDGEKIWRKLRERRRVIVLVDSLDEMGSEGGFVDVRELTRVLLNRIADEDVGLVLAARPESLPAVLPGYRFPIPALPVAETVARLAEWGIPSALGSELTTRLELNQVPFYAVLCRELPLAELCEVAGLPGSVLARRVSLLDRVIARRITHAAVSERPLRVLSSIAWTQIRLGHTVCGVEEYLSVSDAPGMGRRPQNRSELLAVLRAAQSIGLLRMGLDGGQVAFRHPLVLSHVASLSAVESLRSGRGRRFLATVLVGTAMREPVLALEMALSREPSPACARRLMDIAEELPPDAPALRNLSVANMLASVAATLSDARMKRRCLRLYIRLWAQARPADRGAAVPFVGLLDVRDSGAFLWSILDREDQYVARWACAQLLAEPDVDRYMSVAHFVDGFTSRMRAPDGTTGGSDIVERAFWFIPALADGLPSGAAKDRAAGHLLELRRCLEQITLRDAPGALGAESSLAQGYKLAAFRYPALPPDAGACELLRTGRFWYARLEAVQAVGRRLHHNPSAPGALGALREARRDSHPFVRAMAALALRCADEPWARLLWYSEESLSGSAVSALAPEALQLLGEVTLWLNHNEKAEQSKRDSNSLRSSLPLCMSSRAYRSRLTADRPCGEECGFGLCPYTAEATGRHSRDLLNEAICRSIRQAGLRADTPSWYDSSRRKDYTAIWRTLETFYQNRTR, encoded by the coding sequence GTGGCCGTCGCCGCCCTTCTGGTCGGCGCGGCGGCCATCGGGTACCAAGCGCTCGGGGACGGCGACGCAAACGGCGTCTGCACACGGCAGCCTGTGGCCTGTGGGTTGGTCACCAACCTGATGTCCAGCATCATCGTCGCCTTCCTGGTGTCGCTGCTGTGGATCGGCACAATCTCCCGCTGGATCGTCCTTCGCCGTCATCTGCGCCGGATCCGCGAAAACCCCCGGCGGCTCATGGCGGACATCGGGCCGGGCACTGGAACGGACGAGTTCGTCGAACCCCCAGGAATTCTCGCCATGCTGGAGACCGAGCTGCGTTTCGGCCCCGCCGGCGTGCCGCTGATCGTCACAGGGGCTGCCGGCTCGGGCAAGACGATGCTCCTCCGCCGGCTCGCTGTGCGGCTGGCGGAACAAGGACTCGTACCCGTGATGCTGTCGATGCGCGGCCGGCACCCTGACGACAGTGTCACCGCCCTGGCCAGGGTCGGCTTCCTGAGCCAGATCGACCGCTTCGTCACCCGGGAGAGTGACGGCGAGAAGATCTGGCGCAAGCTGAGAGAACGGCGTCGCGTCATTGTCCTGGTCGACTCGCTGGACGAGATGGGAAGCGAAGGTGGCTTCGTCGACGTGCGGGAGCTGACCCGCGTCCTGTTGAACCGCATCGCGGACGAGGATGTCGGGCTGGTGCTTGCTGCGCGGCCGGAGTCGCTGCCGGCCGTCCTGCCCGGCTACCGGTTCCCCATTCCCGCACTGCCGGTCGCCGAGACGGTCGCCCGGCTCGCCGAGTGGGGCATCCCCTCGGCACTCGGCAGCGAACTCACCACCCGACTCGAGTTGAACCAGGTTCCCTTCTACGCCGTCTTGTGCCGTGAGCTTCCGCTTGCCGAACTGTGCGAGGTCGCCGGCCTCCCCGGCTCGGTTCTGGCACGCCGAGTCTCCCTCCTGGATCGGGTGATTGCCCGGCGGATCACCCACGCGGCGGTGTCCGAGCGCCCTCTGCGAGTACTCAGTTCGATCGCCTGGACGCAGATCCGGCTCGGACACACCGTGTGCGGCGTGGAGGAGTACCTGTCCGTCAGTGATGCGCCCGGCATGGGCAGGCGGCCGCAGAACCGCAGCGAACTGCTGGCGGTACTGCGTGCCGCCCAAAGCATCGGCCTACTGCGTATGGGGTTGGACGGCGGACAGGTCGCCTTCCGGCACCCGCTGGTCCTCAGCCACGTCGCCTCGCTGAGCGCGGTCGAGAGCCTGCGCAGCGGTCGCGGACGGCGTTTCCTGGCCACAGTGCTGGTAGGGACGGCCATGCGCGAACCCGTCCTGGCGTTGGAGATGGCGTTGTCACGTGAGCCGTCCCCGGCCTGCGCCCGCCGCCTGATGGACATTGCCGAGGAACTGCCGCCGGACGCACCGGCCTTGAGAAACCTCTCCGTGGCCAACATGCTGGCTTCGGTCGCCGCCACCCTGTCGGACGCGCGCATGAAACGAAGGTGTCTGCGGCTCTACATCCGGCTATGGGCACAAGCTCGGCCCGCTGACCGAGGCGCGGCCGTGCCGTTCGTCGGCCTGCTCGACGTCCGGGACAGTGGCGCGTTCCTGTGGTCGATCTTGGATCGCGAAGACCAGTACGTGGCACGCTGGGCCTGCGCCCAGCTGCTGGCCGAGCCGGACGTCGACCGCTACATGAGCGTGGCCCACTTCGTCGACGGATTCACCAGCCGGATGCGGGCGCCCGATGGCACGACCGGTGGGAGCGACATCGTGGAACGCGCGTTCTGGTTCATACCTGCGCTCGCCGACGGTCTGCCCTCGGGTGCCGCAAAGGACCGGGCGGCGGGCCATCTGTTGGAACTGCGGCGCTGTCTGGAGCAGATCACCTTGCGCGACGCGCCCGGCGCGCTCGGCGCCGAGTCCTCGCTGGCCCAGGGATACAAACTTGCCGCCTTCCGGTACCCCGCGCTGCCTCCAGACGCGGGCGCCTGCGAACTGCTGCGCACCGGTAGGTTCTGGTATGCCCGACTTGAGGCAGTCCAGGCAGTGGGCCGCCGCTTGCACCACAACCCCAGTGCCCCGGGGGCACTGGGTGCGCTGCGGGAGGCCCGGCGGGACAGCCACCCCTTCGTCCGGGCCATGGCAGCGCTCGCCCTGCGTTGCGCGGATGAACCTTGGGCCCGGCTGTTGTGGTATTCGGAGGAGAGCCTTAGCGGATCCGCCGTGTCGGCGCTGGCCCCGGAGGCGTTGCAACTGCTGGGTGAGGTCACCCTCTGGCTGAACCACAACGAGAAGGCCGAACAGAGCAAGCGCGATTCCAACAGTCTCCGAAGTAGTCTGCCGCTGTGCATGTCGAGCCGGGCATACCGTTCGCGTCTCACCGCCGACAGGCCCTGCGGGGAGGAGTGCGGCTTCGGCTTGTGTCCTTACACCGCAGAGGCGACCGGCCGCCATTCTCGTGACCTGCTCAACGAAGCCATCTGCCGTTCGATCCGGCAGGCAGGGCTGCGGGCCGACACGCCATCCTGGTACGACTCCTCGCGAAGGAAGGACTACACGGCCATATGGAGAACGCTGGAGACTTTCTACCAGAACCGGACGCGGTAG
- a CDS encoding SDR family NAD(P)-dependent oxidoreductase has translation MVVTGAGHGIGLAVARCFLREGATVCAVDVSEESLTAQLGGTEGAQLVCADVGSDPQGLAARLLAGGAVDVVVNNVAVRSGKSFLEIEPEDLRRTYATNIEGPWFLTRDVVRRWLTAGRRGSIVFVLSLHSDAIRMNPDYSSSKAALAMLVKELAVELGPHGVRVNAVAPGAIDTWSNGSERSRAHVERSSRPVPLGRLGTVEDVAHWVLALSDERLAAYMTGSVITVDGGLGLHNWLLDLYADAADEREATRFDADETTAETRSDRSESQSRITGP, from the coding sequence GTGGTCGTCACCGGAGCCGGTCACGGCATCGGCCTGGCCGTCGCCCGTTGTTTCCTGCGTGAGGGAGCTACCGTGTGCGCGGTCGACGTCTCGGAAGAGAGCCTGACCGCCCAGCTCGGCGGTACGGAAGGGGCACAACTTGTGTGTGCGGACGTCGGCTCAGACCCGCAGGGGCTGGCAGCGCGCCTGTTGGCGGGGGGTGCCGTCGACGTCGTCGTCAACAACGTTGCTGTCCGGTCCGGGAAGTCCTTCCTGGAGATCGAGCCTGAGGACCTGCGCAGGACGTACGCCACCAACATCGAGGGGCCATGGTTCCTGACACGGGACGTGGTCCGGCGGTGGCTGACGGCCGGGCGGCGCGGATCCATCGTCTTCGTGCTCTCACTGCACTCCGACGCGATCCGCATGAACCCCGACTACAGCAGCTCGAAGGCTGCGCTGGCCATGCTCGTCAAGGAGCTGGCCGTGGAACTCGGCCCCCACGGCGTACGCGTGAACGCGGTCGCCCCCGGTGCCATCGATACCTGGTCGAACGGCAGCGAGCGGTCCCGCGCACACGTCGAGCGCTCCAGCCGTCCCGTACCACTGGGCCGGCTCGGGACCGTTGAGGACGTTGCGCACTGGGTGCTGGCCCTCAGCGACGAGCGGCTGGCCGCGTACATGACCGGATCGGTGATCACGGTGGACGGCGGGCTCGGCCTGCACAATTGGCTGCTCGACCTATACGCCGACGCGGCGGACGAGCGCGAAGCCACGCGCTTTGATGCGGATGAGACGACTGCGGAGACGCGCAGCGACCGAAGCGAGTCACAGAGCCGTATTACTGGGCCGTGA
- a CDS encoding DinB family protein, translated as MIDEFAKDNLHWRLRRDRKALLWKLDGLSEYDARRPLTATGTNLLGLVKHVATVEARYFGEVFDRPSPEPLCRWQDYDGSDLWATEDETRDQIIGFYRRTWEHSDATINELPLDAPGRVPWWPEPDTNLFAVMVHVLSESIRHAGHADILREGLDGRTGLRAELENQIDEEARAAYCAKIEQAARSAASIKA; from the coding sequence ATGATCGATGAATTCGCGAAAGACAACCTGCACTGGAGACTGCGGCGGGACCGCAAGGCGCTGCTCTGGAAACTCGACGGCTTGTCCGAATACGACGCCCGCCGACCTTTGACAGCGACCGGGACCAACCTCCTCGGCCTGGTCAAACACGTGGCCACCGTCGAGGCCAGGTACTTCGGCGAGGTCTTCGACCGCCCTTCCCCGGAACCGCTGTGCCGGTGGCAGGACTACGACGGCAGCGATCTGTGGGCGACCGAGGACGAGACCCGCGATCAGATCATCGGGTTCTACCGGCGCACGTGGGAACACTCGGACGCGACGATCAACGAGCTTCCCCTCGACGCCCCCGGCCGCGTGCCGTGGTGGCCGGAGCCCGACACGAACCTGTTCGCCGTCATGGTCCATGTCCTCAGCGAGTCCATCCGGCATGCCGGGCACGCCGACATCCTGCGCGAGGGCCTCGACGGCCGGACCGGGTTGCGCGCCGAGCTCGAGAACCAGATCGACGAGGAAGCCCGTGCAGCCTACTGCGCGAAGATCGAGCAGGCCGCCAGGTCGGCCGCATCAATCAAGGCTTAG
- a CDS encoding FG-GAP repeat domain-containing protein: MKRLPRPLAAALLGLISAVLALLPGTVASASTLLADGQVATSTPITRTDPSAYTLTWDATDTGYAQAVQNANPSLAPVPLTTVAGQATTPAQALCTSTGDLTTAQGFCWNAANGDETGTSWVPQGVTTSSGAGTTGLVNGRKLVLVSWHNSDDSQVRVTVADETNPSAVTYLHALLVVPSKNPATGFTAMPGHGDAVVLYEDKLYVGNRVPSVDGTPANEYSGFDVFDLNDFWAVDTTRTTVGLGTDGKFHADGFPYVLPRIGTFTYPIPNSCSQDQPTQPCISGASLDTSQATPALVTVAGSDQAPTFGAGNGTIVRWPLDPATGLLAMTSGTAHASDAFLDSVPGVQGIAMRHDQFLLSGPCPEWVKGGTTSPYCLYQAWLGEPVLLTARVATNGENIAYDTQHDELWYINEYSQDRLAIHIPWPTFQPPLQHPAAADFTGDRQADIVGIEPASGNLYLYPGAGGGTVGSRTQIGSNWGGMQQLAAGDFTGDGKPDLIALDSSGALWLYPGSGTLNGMNTLGVRTQIGSNWGGMRQLAVMDVSGDGRPDLIALDSSGALWAYPGSGTLNGMNTLGVRTQIGSNWGGMQLAAPGPLTAGGKPVLLAVDTAGALWAYPSAGTLNGMNTLGSRTQIGTNWTSMQQLVGADFNGDGIGDLDAIQTSDGGLYFYPGSGTLNGMNTLGSRTQISTNW, encoded by the coding sequence GTGAAACGCCTGCCCCGCCCCCTCGCCGCGGCCCTATTGGGCCTCATCTCTGCTGTGTTGGCGCTGCTGCCGGGCACCGTGGCCTCGGCGAGCACCTTGCTCGCCGACGGCCAGGTCGCCACCAGCACCCCGATCACCCGCACCGACCCGTCCGCGTACACCTTGACCTGGGATGCCACCGACACCGGCTACGCCCAGGCCGTCCAGAACGCCAACCCCTCCCTGGCGCCGGTGCCGCTGACCACCGTCGCCGGGCAGGCCACCACCCCGGCTCAGGCGTTGTGCACCTCCACCGGAGACCTCACCACGGCCCAGGGCTTTTGCTGGAACGCCGCCAACGGCGATGAGACCGGCACGAGTTGGGTCCCCCAAGGCGTCACCACCTCCTCCGGGGCCGGTACCACCGGGCTCGTCAACGGCCGCAAGCTCGTCCTGGTCAGCTGGCACAACAGCGACGACAGCCAGGTCCGTGTCACGGTCGCCGACGAGACCAACCCCAGCGCCGTCACCTACCTGCACGCGCTGCTGGTCGTCCCCAGCAAGAACCCTGCCACCGGATTCACCGCCATGCCCGGCCACGGTGACGCCGTGGTCCTGTACGAAGACAAGCTTTACGTCGGCAACCGCGTTCCCAGCGTCGACGGCACGCCCGCCAACGAATACTCCGGCTTCGACGTCTTCGACCTGAACGACTTCTGGGCCGTTGACACCACCCGCACCACCGTCGGCCTTGGCACCGACGGCAAGTTCCACGCCGACGGCTTCCCCTACGTCCTGCCCCGCATCGGCACCTTCACCTACCCGATCCCCAACTCCTGCAGCCAGGACCAGCCCACCCAGCCCTGCATCAGCGGCGCCAGCCTCGACACCAGCCAGGCCACCCCTGCACTCGTCACCGTCGCCGGCTCCGACCAGGCCCCCACCTTCGGCGCCGGCAACGGCACCATCGTCCGGTGGCCCCTCGACCCCGCCACAGGTCTGCTCGCCATGACGTCAGGTACCGCCCACGCCAGCGATGCGTTCCTCGACTCGGTTCCAGGCGTCCAGGGCATCGCGATGCGCCACGACCAGTTCTTGCTCTCCGGCCCGTGCCCCGAATGGGTCAAGGGCGGCACCACCAGCCCCTACTGCCTCTACCAGGCATGGCTTGGCGAACCCGTGCTGCTCACCGCGCGAGTCGCCACCAACGGTGAGAACATCGCCTACGACACCCAGCACGACGAACTGTGGTACATCAACGAGTACTCCCAGGACCGTCTTGCCATCCACATCCCCTGGCCCACCTTCCAGCCCCCGCTCCAGCACCCGGCTGCAGCAGATTTCACCGGCGACCGCCAGGCCGACATCGTCGGCATCGAACCGGCCTCCGGCAACCTGTACCTCTACCCCGGCGCCGGGGGCGGCACCGTAGGCAGCCGCACCCAGATCGGCTCCAACTGGGGCGGCATGCAGCAACTCGCCGCCGGCGACTTCACCGGCGATGGCAAGCCCGATCTGATCGCCCTGGACAGCTCCGGCGCCCTGTGGCTCTATCCCGGGAGCGGCACTCTCAACGGCATGAACACCCTCGGCGTCCGCACCCAGATCGGCTCCAACTGGGGCGGCATGCGCCAACTCGCCGTCATGGACGTGTCCGGCGACGGCAGGCCTGACCTGATCGCCCTGGACAGCTCCGGCGCCCTGTGGGCCTACCCCGGGAGCGGCACCCTCAACGGCATGAACACCCTCGGCGTCCGCACCCAGATCGGCTCCAACTGGGGCGGCATGCAACTGGCCGCCCCAGGGCCGCTCACCGCCGGCGGTAAGCCGGTCCTGCTCGCCGTCGACACCGCCGGCGCCTTGTGGGCCTATCCCTCCGCCGGAACCCTCAACGGCATGAACACGCTCGGCAGCCGCACTCAGATCGGCACCAACTGGACCTCCATGCAGCAACTGGTCGGAGCCGATTTCAACGGTGACGGCATCGGAGACCTGGACGCGATCCAGACCAGTGACGGCGGTCTCTACTTCTATCCCGGAAGCGGCACCCTCAACGGCATGAACACCCTCGGCAGTCGCACCCAGATCAGCACCAACTGGTAA
- a CDS encoding DUF4267 domain-containing protein has translation MSLKKINTVLAAAFILFILWFGGEFILSPETTAPTFGLPRWPSGDGGGFLIIKGIRDVVLALVLGILLVTGHRRALGWVLLVEALAAYGDMATVLAHHGSVATALGVHALTATLMVANGLLIMRETRKVAAAPATPAPQPA, from the coding sequence ATGTCGCTGAAGAAGATCAACACCGTCCTGGCCGCCGCCTTCATCCTCTTCATCCTCTGGTTCGGTGGGGAGTTCATCCTGAGCCCGGAGACGACGGCGCCGACCTTCGGCCTGCCGCGCTGGCCGTCCGGCGACGGCGGCGGCTTCCTGATCATCAAGGGAATCCGCGACGTCGTCTTGGCCCTGGTCCTGGGCATCCTGCTGGTCACGGGCCACCGGCGGGCGCTGGGCTGGGTACTGCTGGTGGAGGCACTCGCCGCGTACGGCGACATGGCCACCGTGCTGGCCCACCACGGCTCCGTGGCCACCGCGCTCGGCGTCCACGCCCTGACCGCGACACTGATGGTGGCCAACGGCCTGCTGATAATGCGCGAGACCCGCAAAGTCGCGGCCGCTCCGGCAACGCCCGCCCCGCAGCCCGCCTAG
- a CDS encoding DUF1772 domain-containing protein, which produces MLNALEVVTTVVVGLMVGVEFSVAFIMNRILDALPEDSGQLGHAHGGRMLGALMPFWYIGSLVLSAIWAVAGWHHHGAGLVVTAAGLLIVSVIMSMLLLVPINNRNKTWTPENRPADWKEQLNRWERFHYVRVAVIIAAFALLVSALV; this is translated from the coding sequence ATGCTCAACGCACTCGAGGTCGTCACCACCGTCGTCGTCGGCCTGATGGTGGGGGTGGAGTTCTCCGTCGCCTTCATCATGAACCGGATCCTGGACGCGCTTCCCGAGGACAGCGGCCAGCTCGGCCACGCCCACGGCGGCCGGATGCTCGGCGCCCTGATGCCGTTCTGGTACATCGGCTCGCTCGTCCTCAGCGCGATCTGGGCCGTCGCCGGATGGCACCACCACGGCGCCGGACTCGTCGTCACCGCCGCCGGACTGCTGATCGTCAGCGTGATCATGTCGATGCTGCTGCTCGTCCCGATCAACAACCGGAACAAGACCTGGACCCCTGAGAACCGGCCCGCGGACTGGAAGGAGCAGCTGAACCGCTGGGAGCGCTTCCACTACGTCCGCGTCGCCGTCATCATCGCCGCCTTCGCCCTGCTCGTCTCCGCTCTCGTCTGA